A segment of the Fusobacterium sp. JB019 genome:
TAAAAACATTGGCTCCATTATAACAGATAACAAATCCAGTTTTCAAACCAATTTCTTTAATAATAGGTAGAGTACTATAATATGCACGCCCTGTAGCTATTATAATTGTAACTCCTTTTTTTTCTAGTTCTAAAAGAAATTGTTTAGTTCTTTCAGAAGGGTGATGATTACTAGTTAATAGGGTTCCATCCATATCAAGTGCTATTGCTTTTATTTTCAAATTTATACCTCCGTTAAAAATCTATCTATATTATACATTACTACTTGTTAAATATAAAATTAAATTTTTTAAAAACAAAAGAATTTGATATAATATTTCATGGAGGTTGAGATGATAGAATTAAATGAAAATGAAGTTATAAATAATCTTTTAAATAAAAATTTAAAAATAGTTCAGAGACCTGATTATTTTAATTTTTCTTTGGATTCTTTATTGGTTTCTAATTTTATATCTTTAGGAAAAAATATTAATAAAATAGTTGATTTGGGAACTGGAAATGGAGCAATACCTTTATTTTTATCTGAAAGAACAAATGCAAAGATAAAGGGAATTGAAATTCAAGAGGTTTCTGCGAATTTAGCTAAAAAAAATATAAAACTTAATAATTTAGAAGATAGAATAGAAATAATAAATGATAATATGAAAAATTGGAAAAAATATTTTAAACATGGTTCTCAAGATGCCGTAATTACTAATCCACCATTTTTTAAATTTAATGGGAATAGTGAATTTTTAAATGATTTAGATCAATTAACTTTAGCAAGACATGAAATTACAATAAACTTAGAAAAAATAATAGAAGTAGCATCTTGTTTGTTAAAGGATAAAGGTTATTTTGCAATGGTGCATAGACCAGATAGAATTTTAGAAATAATAGATATGATGAGAAAATATAAGATAACTCCTAAAAAAATAAGATTTTGTCATACAAAATTAAATAAACAAAGCAAAATTTTATTAATAGAAGGAGTTAAATTTGGAGCTGAAAATATGAAAATATTACCTCCTTTAATAGCTCATGATGAGGACGGAAAATATTCTAAAGAAATTTTACAAATGTTTGAACCTGTGTAGAAGAAAGAAAAATCACTAGTAGATATCTATTAGTGATTTTATTTTTTAATAGTATATTTTTTTTATCTTTTTTTCAAGGGAGGCTGGGATTTTATAGTTTTCTTCAGAAACTATTTGTAAAGCAT
Coding sequences within it:
- a CDS encoding tRNA1(Val) (adenine(37)-N6)-methyltransferase, coding for MIELNENEVINNLLNKNLKIVQRPDYFNFSLDSLLVSNFISLGKNINKIVDLGTGNGAIPLFLSERTNAKIKGIEIQEVSANLAKKNIKLNNLEDRIEIINDNMKNWKKYFKHGSQDAVITNPPFFKFNGNSEFLNDLDQLTLARHEITINLEKIIEVASCLLKDKGYFAMVHRPDRILEIIDMMRKYKITPKKIRFCHTKLNKQSKILLIEGVKFGAENMKILPPLIAHDEDGKYSKEILQMFEPV